The Sulfurimonas sp. genome has a window encoding:
- the rpsP gene encoding 30S ribosomal protein S16 — MATVIRLTRMGRKKQPFYRIAVTDSRKRRDGGWIELIGHHNPMVAEKTTVVDNERLDYWLSVGAKMSDRVKKITGR; from the coding sequence ATGGCAACAGTAATTCGCCTAACTAGAATGGGAAGAAAAAAACAACCTTTTTACCGTATCGCGGTAACAGATTCACGCAAAAGAAGAGACGGTGGTTGGATTGAGTTAATTGGACATCACAATCCAATGGTAGCAGAGAAAACAACAGTTGTTGATAATGAGAGATTAGATTACTGGTTGAGCGTCGGTGCTAAAATGAGTGATCGCGTTAAAAAGATAACAGGTCGTTAA
- a CDS encoding KH domain-containing protein, which yields MIADFVAQFARLIASYPDDVRVEVKEGDEITEILLYANQADIGKLIGKEGKMIGAIKTVISGCKAKDGMSYRINVEATK from the coding sequence ATGATAGCTGATTTTGTCGCACAATTTGCAAGACTTATAGCATCTTACCCTGATGATGTAAGAGTTGAGGTAAAAGAGGGCGATGAAATAACTGAAATTCTGCTCTATGCCAATCAAGCCGATATCGGCAAATTGATTGGTAAAGAGGGCAAGATGATCGGTGCGATTAAAACCGTTATTTCAGGCTGTAAAGCAAAAGACGGCATGAGTTACCGTATAAATGTCGAAGCAACTAAGTAA